A region of the Gouania willdenowi chromosome 1, fGouWil2.1, whole genome shotgun sequence genome:
TGATAACCAAATCAAGTTTACATCaccttttagaaaaaaaaataaaataaaaagtaatcgGAATGGTTGTTTGGTAGAAAAGTGGAAAAACCTCAAACTTCCTTCTGATCAGaaattggccacggttacatgatgttttttttaattctgaattaattatttggaattatttttttctgcttcatgtttacatggaaacagtAATTCAGAATTGAGGTTAACATTGAAAACATCTTGGACTATGTCatcaccagtgcgtcatcgTGACAAAACGAGCATGCACAGAATGActggaattaatttaaaacaaaattaagcatttacaagatcaaggaattatttaattctgaatcaaaatatgaataaaccagccacctattTCGGATTTAAGTTTTATTCAGAATGaccattttcattcagaatttaGTGTTTAAACTGATCAGTTTAatggatttaacttttattctgaattaaaacagaatttaagCTCTAGTGCAAACATGGCCATTGTTTCATGTAAAGATTTTGCAGCTGCATCCACTCACAAGGTGCTTTACGTGTGTTTGCAAAGTGACGACAACATCTGCCAGTAGTTTCTGGGTGTCTAAATCTACACCTCGGTGCTCAGAGAGCACATGGTTGAGGCCGTAAGGAACAACACATAAATCTATAGACCCACAGTAGTTTTTCACCCTGGTGTTAAAGAGGGAGGTCGGAACAGTGAAGGGATCAGAGGACTGAGACCCAACCACACTGGCCAGAATGAAGCCAAAGAAGGGTGATGAAGAGAACGGCCACAGAAGCCAACTGCTCTAAGAAAATCGGAAGTATTGGATAATTGCTTTGGCGCAGCATGAATGATTTGGAAAGAACTCAGGATTCATCACGTTTCACTTTGGGTTTCCATATCAAGACTTAAATCCAGAGAAATCCTTCCTACAACAATCAAGATGAGAATTAACTAAAATTACTACCACCTGCAGCAAAACTGTCATTACGTCTCAGGAGTTGTGAAATGTGCTCAGGAAGCAAGTGATGTCTTTGCTGTTTCTGTGAACTTCAGTTAATAGGACGTTCAGCCCCCTGCTGCTTTCAAACGAGCCATGTCAGATCTGCTCCAGCCGTAAGAACGGCACCGAGACGTGTGCACGCTTCGATTGAGAACATCCCACTTCGTCTTCAAGCCTCACACCATAGCTGGATGTTCATTTGTCAAGAAGTGTGGGACCCTGAGTTTTTAGAAAAAGTCCTTTTTGCAGGAGGTGGACTATATTTATCTTTCCTGAGGATTATTGGAGAACACGACGTGGATTGTTTGGGACAATATTCCAAAAACTTTTGAGTAATGGACCTGACTTTAAAACAGCCTGTAAGATGCTCATACAGACATTCATTTTTTGTAAGCAACAATCAAAGTGCATTTTATGATTTGGCTCTTTGAAGCTGGTGGCTGAACTCTGATCTGTGATCTGAGTACCTGCAATGAACTGCACTCCTAATGCCAGCATTAATCCCCTGCCAGCACAAAACCTGAGCCCAGGGGCTGAGGATGGAGCGTCCCCTGGAGGAATTGCTGGTGCTGCAGGCAGTGGAGGCGTGTGGGTGACATCCTTGCTTGGGGCCACACTGACGATTATGTGCGCCATGGGTGTCATGGGGAACACATACACACTTGTCATCACACGTTCTGCTGCTTTACGTCGAACAGGCTCTATGTATGTTTACATCATTAATCTGGCGATGGCGGACCTGCTCTACCTGTCCACCATTCCCTTTGTTGTCTGCACCTACTTCGTTCATGACTGGCTATTCGGAGAAGCTGGCTGCCGCATCTTGCTGAGTTTGGACCTCCTCACAATGCATGCAAGTGTCTTCATTTTGGTTGCCATGAGCCTGGAACGCTATCGCGCCGTAGCCAAGCCCTTCAGTGCTCACAGGTCCTCGACTCGCAGTCGACGTCTTTCAGCAGGAGTCATTTGGGCATTAGCTTTCATACTAACTCTTCCCATGATGGTGATGATCCGCCTAAGGGAGGGCAAACCCTTGATGACGGGTTTGGTTAAGAGAATCTGCTTCCCAACTTGGACCCATGAAGCTTTCAAGGCGTACatcactgttttgtttttcactagTGTCTTAATTCCCGGCTTGGTAATTGTTGGGTTGTATGCAGGGCTAGCTAGGCGCTACTGGGCGGCTCAAGCTAGTTTGGGAGGTAGCAGCCGCTCTTCTCGAAGGAGAGGATTGAAACAGAAAGTCGTGTCAATGATTTTTAGCATTGTAGTTGCTTATTGGGCTTGCTTTTTACCTTTCTGGGGATGGCAACTGGCAAAACTCTTCTCTCCAGATTCTCTTAAAGCTTTGTCTCCAGCTGCACATAATTATGTGAATTTCTTTGTGACATGCCTAACGTATGGGAACAGTTGCATCAACCCCTTCCTGTACACTCTACTGACTCGAAACTACAAAGATTATCTTGCCCAAAAAGGTCAATCAGGAGTGTCAAGCAGGGTTGACCCTGGATCTGTCCTAACTACACCTCTACAAGAACTGTAATGGACGAACACGTGAAAACAACACattgggagttttttttttttttttatgaaaatgatTTCCAATAATGCTAAgtattgttgattattttttctCAACACTGATTGTTTGATAAATGCCAATCTTTGATTTCTGTGATGATATTGTTGAGTAGTGTCATTGTTTCATCCAGGTCAGAAATAGGACTGAACTGGAGTCTTGCCTTATGGCaatgggtgcaacttcctgtgtgatagaAACTGTAGCAGCAACTGGCAGATAAATAATGACTCAAGAAAATGGTAGATGAAGTTGACACATGACTTTTACACTTTTATGTATGGAACAAGAATACTTTTGGGAAAGAAAAACTAATCTAAGTACATTAGTGAGTCCATCTTAAATCAATCCCCTTCAGGGAttgattaaaatacattaaactacATTATCTCCTAAGTCTCACAACTCGTGGTTTAAACCCTTAGAATACTTTGAAATTGTTCAATTCAACCCAGATGGTAATAAGTTTGGTTAAATGCTGTTGTGTGGATAATAAAATGTAAGTGTACAAGTTAATAAAAGAAATGTTTCATGTGCTTGTTTTATTCATCTTCTTCAAAGAAAAATTATATCATAAcataaaaacattgatttaacatGCGTAATGGTTAAGAAAGCAaacttgtaattggagggtcaatggttcgaatccaacctgggccatcactgtgggtcCCTTAACAgcgtctgataaatgaaattgtaatcttgtaattGTTCTTAAAAAATTGAGCTGCAGTCCCCTTGTGGCTCTTTGATGTATTACAAGTGAGCCACAAAACCTCATCTTCAAAGGATTGTTTactgggttttttgttgtttttttttactttgaattgctcaaaaataaacacaagtccacatttcagaatttattttgattacattttttctaaTCTGATATGTATTCAGATATCTTTAGGTTGAGTAGGACATAAAAGTCTTTAGGTTGTCTTGAGTTTTGAAACAATGAAATATTGTCCCTTGTTTAGTGTTGAGGTGAGTTCTGAGAGACTAAAATGTTTGTTGCACTGTATGTGTAACTGTCATAGCACTTAAAATCACATCCTTTGTGAATAATGTTGTAAACTTTTCAATGtggcataaaaataataacatatgCAGCCTGATGCTTGAGAGACATGAACTTCTGATATTTAGCTTCATATATGAGTAGTATTGGGTAACTGTTTGCAACCACGGATGTTTGTGGGAATAACTTAAAATTTGCTCTGTGTCTTTCTAAAGGGATTTTTCATCTCCCTCTAAGGAATGTGGTTGCATCACGCTACATTCCTCAACCTCGGGGCATAGATTTTTCGAGCCCTCTTGAAAATTGTCTCTTGAGGTGTTGGTTCATCTCACCTCTGTTGGTGCATTGTCTCTCCTCTGACAGTTCACCTTCTATTTTTTCTGATGTCTCTGCTCATGTGGTAgcttttagttttcttttatcACATTAAGAATTAACATAACCTTTGAAACATCACATGTTAAGCATTGGCAAAGGTGGCGGAAATGATTCAGTGGAAACTGGATATGAGGTTAAAGATGTTTATCAAACATTTCATTTCTTTCTGACAGGCATGAAtggactttattttgaaaagggaattttaaaaaaaaaacaattttcaaaataatgacCCACAAACGCATCATTTGGTGGAATGTACATTGTGTACTTAAAGTCACTTTTAGATGAAAATGCAGCTaatagacagaaaaaaagaggatatTTCCCTTTCTAGCGACATTACTGGTTTTGTGcaaaaattatcttttttttccgTTTTATTCTGTAATATTTCAAGTTTAAACTGAAACATATTGTCATTTAAATTGAATATTTGAACCctttctttaaagagtaactaaaccccaaaaccccttttttctgctgaatacaaatgtatttgggtatgaagtagtgctgttaatTAATCCTGGTCCTggaacattttagtcaaagtatttcaatttggcatatttagttgtaaaatgtcagcgtgactgccctctaagggttaAAACCCGGCTAATATTATTGATTTttcctattggctgagaacaagatcatgtgatgttttgggaccatcttgcgtcgcaaacaagcactgttagccccaccctttatatatatatatatatatatatatatatatatatatatatatatatataaactagcacctgtggactctatGATCTGTGGTGAGTAAGTTGggttgagagaagagtgaatagagaggtacagtgtattgagtaatgagtagctagttagcatagcatttattttccctcctagtggcaggtcaggagaaagcaaaagaaccaaaacaaaacacacataatgttTGTGGTATAATGAAGTAGtgttattgattgattattgtCTAACTCTTGACAATTTATTCCAAGTATTTagatttggcatattttgttgtaaaaatatgAGTGACTGTCCTCTATCGGTTAAAACCCGTCTATTACAATCATATTTTGttggtttgtgacgttttggtagCTTCTTATATACTCAACcatcactgttggctccgcccactCCAATAAAAAACCATCACCTGTGGACTTTTaaatctgtggcgagtaggttggattgagagaattgtgaatagagaacTATAGTGAGTGTtcagtagctagttagcatatagcatagattgttctttggtgattttatagtatagactgggcgtgtcttgaGTGCACCAacagccacgcccataatcaagattttttttaatttcaagtcTAAACGCACTTTAGCAAAAAACCTTACTCTTTAATATGAAAACAGACGAGCTGTAGACAGCGTATCTTTTTACAattaccaaaaaacacacaaaaatcagaGGTGACACTTTATTCAAACTTTTATCAACAACCCCAGTCACTAATGGTATTTCAAGCAGACGTGAAGGTAAGGGCTCCATATTTAGGCCATTGATTTTCACCACAACACCAGACATGTTGGTCATTCAATCTGGTTTTTATGTCAGTAACAGTAAAGTGTGAGGGGGATGTTTGAGCAATAAGCTGGGGGATTGATGATAATCGGGTTCTGGGGTGTTTGAGGGAGGTCATCCTCTACTTGATCTTGAGTCCGATGATCCTTGCGTCACCTCTGACATCAAAGTACTGGTACTTGACGTCTCCCAAGCGGTTGGGGAAGTTGAGCATGCTGCCATCGGGGAGTTTGATGTAAAACTGCTCATAGTTGAAGTTGATGTAAAACTagagacacaaaataaaataaattatgttcacacacaaaaatatgtacCTTTATAACAAAGACATTGAGATACATATACCAGATATGGCCAACGGTATACGGTACACTCTACAAAATgtgcattaatacaagaaacaacagaggattagtttgttttagtttccattgtatatattttctcaatatgtatatttttgttaatgttatctgtgtttttttagtgaaattgtttatttttgtcctcatttagtgtgtaattagtagtttttttttttctatcattgttgttgttttacctTTCAAGTAATTTATGTTTTATGGTTATTTttggcctgtactacaaagctagataagtATATCTGGTATATCTCTCCATTAGCTTCACTTAACCAAACATTTGCTGTCACCGAGCAGCTGTACAACGAAGCTGGATATCAACATGTTCACTTAAGCCTGATGATTCCAACCTGGCTACGTGCACTCTCACATAAAAATGGTTTGAGTttgcagcatctgaccaatcacaaataCGGAGACAACGTCCAGAGCATCTTACGTCAGCATGAGGAATTATTAATTCAGACTTAAAACAAcaatgttgctgcagaaaaagcaggaaggaaggaatgcaggaattgatgactGTTACTGCTTAAAttagtgacattttttttgagtgtatattgtatgtttttgacattgttttgtgtgtgatttgtcatttctttgtatttttgatgtcgttaagtatatactgtatttctgttatttttgtttggtttttagtcatcttgtgtgtttatggtgtaattttgtctatttttgttgtcattttgtttatttttctgtaatattgtgtgtttttgggggccacacaaaatctGACCGAAGGCCTCCAGTTGCTCATGTCTTTGATGTCCTACATTTAATAGTCTGTCTGCTTCTCAATGCAATCTTTATGAGCCCATAAACCCATTGACGATTGTACGTTGACCTCTGAGAGTCACTGCTTACTTGggttcatttttaaccaaagtGATTATATTTAACAAAGGTGTGTGAACCACAATCATATGGTGACaaaacccagaaacacacaaaatatgatttACTCACATCACGTTCACAAACAAACTGGTTTGctaatacaaaacaaacaaatgcattttgttttacaaataagAAACGTACCAATCAAACAAATACTACATGTACAAAACaagatttacacaaaatgaccagtATTTTTTCTTAGAAATGTCCCATTTTGTACTTGACTAGTTTGTAAACCACAATGAGTTTTTTTGCGAGTCGTTGGGCATgactaaaacatttatttatctgtttgtgagtttttgtcatGGTTTTAACAAGATATAATCAGAACCAAAATAACCCATTAGGGTTAGTGTTTCCACTCTAAGCATTGCCCCCGCCCCCACCACTGGTCAAACATTTtctattacagttttcccaaatgcattgaaaaaaaacaattcttaatataatgtacataagaTGAATATTTAAAGTGCCATAAAAGACAGTGAATGTACAAATTAtacatgaattcatttgttcttttcaaaatagtagtataagttttcagtgaaatggtcccaaacttttgaggttttaggttggttcttcttctgttgcgatgcaaatttttgtaattgaaatgatcaattatgtcactaatcatttttgcattattgtatatgttacacacattataGTATTTGGGGCAAATCTTgagatggtctatatatttaattttattttttcttttgcccccctggCAAGAACCGTAATGACACAACATGTACGTTATTAGCCACGATCTAAGCACAAACCTTGCACTCCTCCCCACAAGCGAACGGGAACACTGCGTCCCTTTGCTCGTCCCCCCAGCATCCTCCTGACAAAGAGTTCCAGACAATGATGTTGGAGTCTCCTCCGTAGTCAAAGCGGGGGTTAAAATGCATGGCAATGTTGTCAGGGTCATGGCCGATGTTGATGGAGAAGCTGAAACCAAAGTGTGTACAGTAGTTATGATGAGAAGAATGTTCTCTAATGTGATGAGCAACAGAAGGAGGTCTTACGAGATGCAGTTATCGTCAGGTTTGATGCGGACTTTCAACTCCTGCCCCTCCTTAAGCGTCATGTTCTGGATTTTCTAGAAACAATCATGGAATAACCAACATTAGTCCTGATTATGGAACTACAACTTTAACCCTAGTTgcatctttgaaaaaaaattacactctttgagcatttttttaagttttcatgCCCTTTCTGACATAAAAACCATTTTTTATCaataagaaaacacacaaaaaaaaaactaaatatgcatttttttcaatgataAGGTTCAAATATTGTGTACGAGTTTATTACAGCCTTAACTAGGTCAAAAATTGATaggaacattgattttgaggCATTATTACTTTTAGAGCTGTGACCACTTTTTTCACATCAGACCTTTTCAACAACTTTAGACCTAAAGTTTTTGCCCTTTAAGTCatgaaaaacctttttttttcaatgagaaaaacacaaattatgtaTGTCTGAAGGTAGAGGCTTATATTTATTAGCTATTCATGGGAAAACCACTTATATGTCAGGATAACATGTGATTATAATGGGATTCAATGGGACCAACTTGGTCCCAAACTCAGAGTATTGGTACATTTTATATCTCCTGTTCTGTACATCTTGCAATAAAAGCAATCATGGAATTATGAAGATGATATTAAAAGAAAACTCCTGGCTAAGGTTCATACAATTAGTCTTTAAACTGAATGAAACAGAGAGAgtttaaaaaactgaataagCAGAAGGTAGACGTTTGATCCCCAAAGGTCCCCCGAGggttaacagttttttttccagGTCTCTTTCActgttcataaataaatatatagctaATGGAGGAAACCTCTTATTAATGGGATCTGTTTGGACGTGGACGGATTAGAAATGCTCAGTAGGTTTGTCTGTAGGAGACTGGaccatttattttcaaatcatTTTGACCACAAAAATAGTGTGCTTGAGCCTCCTGTTGGTAGAAGTGGGTATGTGCAGCCTGTACCTTTCTAAACAcgtccccttcaaaataaaagcacaatatttttagtttttaaaagccAATACACTGAAAATAGACAGTTGAATAACACATGTTGGTGGTTGCCATTAAATATATTTCTGAGAGAGATGTTAAagagattatatatatatatatatatatatatatatatatatatatgtatgtctagagaggtgtaaatagtactgatatatcctactcaagtagaaatactgttacttgattgaaattgtactcacgTACAAGTaagtttttttgtagtttcacaatgtttgttgatcattttaaaacacagaaatatataatttactcagtgacgttgggtgtagaaatgtaactaattactttacttcttttaaaatgtaattaattacaagtaaaattactgatttagaaatgtactttttggagtatatttctacCCATAACAGTAAATCACtgacagtaacgtgagtacttgtaatctgttactttcacctctgcttctatttatatttaattcttttttttttttttttagggttagggttagaaaaaaaaaggaaaaaaaagtattttattatttttaagtcCAAGTTGAGTGGCTTTGACCAAGGAGATTATATCCCGTTTTATAAGACACTCAACTTTGATTTGACTCAGATTACTGAAAATTTACAGATATGCTTTTGCAAAAGAACTCCTCTATATTTATATCTATGTCTATAAGTCTGTT
Encoded here:
- the lgals2b gene encoding lectin, galactoside-binding, soluble, 2b gives rise to the protein MKIQNMTLKEGQELKVRIKPDDNCISFSINIGHDPDNIAMHFNPRFDYGGDSNIIVWNSLSGGCWGDEQRDAVFPFACGEECKFYINFNYEQFYIKLPDGSMLNFPNRLGDVKYQYFDVRGDARIIGLKIK
- the uts2r4 gene encoding urotensin-2 receptor, giving the protein MNCTPNASINPLPAQNLSPGAEDGASPGGIAGAAGSGGVWVTSLLGATLTIMCAMGVMGNTYTLVITRSAALRRTGSMYVYIINLAMADLLYLSTIPFVVCTYFVHDWLFGEAGCRILLSLDLLTMHASVFILVAMSLERYRAVAKPFSAHRSSTRSRRLSAGVIWALAFILTLPMMVMIRLREGKPLMTGLVKRICFPTWTHEAFKAYITVLFFTSVLIPGLVIVGLYAGLARRYWAAQASLGGSSRSSRRRGLKQKVVSMIFSIVVAYWACFLPFWGWQLAKLFSPDSLKALSPAAHNYVNFFVTCLTYGNSCINPFLYTLLTRNYKDYLAQKGQSGVSSRVDPGSVLTTPLQEL